CGTCGGTGAAGCGGCGCCCACAGCCAGGAAAGCGACACCCACCGTCGCGGATCTCGAGGGCACGGCGCAGCGCGGGTGGAATGGTGCGTGTGCGACGCCCCACATCCAGTACGTTTCCGCGCGCATCGGTGGCGAGGCGGACCAGGCCGGCATCGCAGGCCAGGCGCTGCGCAGTGGCGGGCGTGAGTCGGGTGCCGTCTGCCAGCTCGGCCAGCGGCACGCCCGGATCGGCACCGGACCGCCCCGACACCTCCGCGGCAACGTGGGGGCGCGGGTCGGCCGACAGTTCCGCGGCAACGTGGCGTGCGTCGGCGGACATCTCCACGGCAACGCGGGGGCGCGCGTCGGCATGCACTTCCGCGGCAACGCGGGGGAGTGCGTCGGCATGCACTTCCGCGGCAACGCGGGGGCGCGCGTCGTCGTACACTTCCGCGGCAACGCGGCGTGACCGCGCGCCGGCCGACCCTTCCGCGGCAACGCCGGGGCGCTCCTCGTCCTCCTCGGTCCCGATCTCCTCCGGCACCGCGTCGGCCCGCAACGCGGGCCCCTCCACGTGCAGCACCACCTGGTAGCGCTCCGCCCGCGTCCCGCTGATCGGTGCCTCCGGTCCCCCTCCCTCCAGGTCCAGGCCCGCGGCCAACGCCCGCTCACACAGCAACCCCATGGCGTCCGCCCGCCGCTGCTCCGGTGTGGCCGGCTCGGTGTCCGCGACGTCCGGTCCCTTCCAGTACAGCGCGTCGGCCGCCGCCTCCAGCGCACGCATCAGCAGCGCCGCGACCTCCGGCTCCAGCCGGCCACGCACCAGATACATCCCCTCCTCGTCCGGGAAGACCGACAGACACCGGCTGCGGTGGCGGAGCCGCTCGCGCTCCGCATCGTCCCGGCAGCGCTGACCGGCCCAGCGCCGCAGGGCACGCTCCAGCTGGTGCGCGGTGCGTGTGTGCGCCAGCGCCAACAGCTCCTCCTCGTCGTCCACACTCGCCACGCGCGTCAGCGCGCGCACCTTGCTGAAGGACAGCTCGCCCTGCGCCATCGCAGCGCCGATGGCCGGCAGATCCTCGAGGGCGCGCGCCGCGCGCACCTTCTCCCGCGCGGCGCCCAGATCGATGCCGGTGCGCCACGCCAGCCAGTGCGCGCACGTGGGGTGACCGCCCAGCTCCCAGCCGCGCCGTCGGTCGAACTCCGCCACCAGCACCAGCAGACGATGCGTCGCCGAATGGATCGCGGACGCGAGATCCGCGATCTGGTCACCCAGATCCTCGAGCGTGTCCAGCTCGGCGGTGGATAATGCGAAGGGAGAGGGAGCGGGCACCGCTCCCGACGGATCCGCATCGAGCGACGCAGTGATCGGCTCGTCGCTGTCGAACGAGGGCGTCGCGCACGGCTTGTTGGTGTCGAACGAGAGCGTCGCGCACGGCTTGTCGGTGTCGAACGGAGGGGACGCGAGGGGTCCGTCGTGGTCGCACGGAGGGGACGCGAACGGTCCGTCGTTGTCGCACGAACGCGGCGTGAGCGGGGCGGGAAGAACCATGGGCGGCACCTCGAGCGAAGAGCGGAGATCATGCGCGAGTCCTGCTCTTCAAAGATACGTGCCGTTTCATCGGCCCTCTGGCGAGCCGCAGGACCCACGAGATCGTCACGTGACATCATTCGTGTCGCGAGCCCCTGCCCACGTGCGGGCACGCGCCCTCCGTGCGTGTCTACGACCGCCTGCGCACCCCATCGGGGACGGCGACCGCGTCGCACTGCCCTAAGTCGTCCATGGCAGGATGGGACGATGTGAGCAACTGATGCGTGCTACACGAGCGCGAGTGGGTAGGCGGTACTCGCCGCCCGATCACGCGGGACGATCGGACCATCGATCGTAAGGCGGTCCTCGCCGCCCGATCACGCGGGACGATCGGACCATCGATCGTAGGCGGTCCTCGCCGCCCGATCACGCGGGACGATCGGACCATCGATCGTAGGCGGCCCTCACCCGCCCGATCACGCGGGACATTCGGACCATCGATCGCCGATGTCATCGACCCCGATCACGCGCAGACACCGACCTGTCCGCCGATCAACGAGGCCGATGCCCCCGATCACGCGCAGACACCGACCTGTCCGCCGATCGACGCGGCCGATGCCCCCGATCACGCGGAACACCGGACCGGGGGACATTGCCCGGCGGCGCAGCCGTCCATGGCAGGACGAGACAACGGGCCGGGCCGGAAGTCCTCGGCCGCCGACCCGGCGGGAAGACCGCACCTGACCCCTCTCCGGCATGTCCCTTGCCTCCAGACCCCTCCCATGCCGCGCTCGCTCTTCCTCGCCGAGGTCCTGGCTGCTCTCTCCCACGCGCTGGACCTCACGGAGGGCCAGCCGGAGGGACATTCGATCCGGTCCTGCATCCTGGGCATCGAGATCGGACGGGCGCGGGGTCTCGACTTCTCCGAGCAGTCCGCGCTCTTCTACGCGCTGCTGCTCAAGGATGCGGGGTGCTCGGCCAACGCCGCGCCCGTCGCGGACCTCTTCGGCTCCGATGACCATCCGGTCAAGAAGGACCTGAAGACGACCGATTGGTCCTCCATGATCGGCGCCGGGCGCTATATCCTGCGCAACGTGGCCCAGGGCCGCTCGGGCTGGGCCAAGCTCCGCCACCTGAGCCGGCTGGCCGTGGCCGGGCCGCCGGGCGCACGCGCGTTGACGCGGATCCGCTGCGAACGAGGCGCCGCCATCGTGCGCGACCTGGGGTTCCCCGAGGCCACCGCCGAGGCCATCCGCTACCTCGACGAGCACTGGGACGGCAAGGGACATCCGTACGGCCGCCGCGCGGAGGAGATCCCGTTGCTGTCGCGCATCGCCTGCCTCGCGCAGGTCCTGGACGTGTTCCTGGTCGAGCGCGGCGTCGACGAGATGCTGGCCATGGTCCGCGCGCGGCGCGGTACCTGGTTCGATCCCGGACTGGCGGACCTGGTGCTCTCCTGGTCGGGGCGCATCTCCTGGTGGGAGGGCGTGCGCGGATCCGGACGGCCCGAGGACCTGCGCGGGCTCGAGCCGCGGGAGCGCCTCATCCCGATCGACGAGGAAGGCCTCGATCGCGTCTCGGCGGTCTTCGCGCAGGTCATCGATGCCAAGACGCCGTTCACGGCCCGGCACTCGACGCGCGTGGCCGCCGTCGCCGCCGAGCTCATGCGCGAAGTCGGGGGCGGGGAGGAGGCCGTACGGCTCATCCACCGGGCCGGGCTCCTGCACGACATCGGCAAGCTGGGGGTGTCGAACCGCATCCTGGACAAGCCCGACAAGCTGACGGACGAGGAGTTCGCGCAGGTGAAGCTGCACCCGCGCTACACGCACGAGATCCTCTCCAACGTGGCGGCCTTCGCGGACGTGCTGGAACCGGCGGCGAACCACCACGAACGCATCGACGGGCGCGGCTATCCACGGGGCTTGGACGGGGGCGTGCTGGACCTGCCCTGCCGCATCCTGGCGGTGGCGGACGTCTACGAGGCCCTCACGGCCGAACGACCCTACCGCGCCTCGCTGGAATTCGAAGAGGTCGCGCGGATCCTCCGCTCCATGTCGGGGCCGGCGCTCGATGGCGATCTCGTCGAGTGCCTGTTGCGCTGCGCCCGCCACCAGGACGTCGCCCCGTGGGGCTGGGCCGCACTGGCCCGGACCGAGGGCCTGCCGCAGGACGCCGTGCCGCGGGCGCCGCGCGCGATGGCCGGCTGAGGCCGACACCACCGCGCTGCCGGCTCCCGCAGAGCGCCCGGCTCAGA
Above is a window of Gemmatimonadota bacterium DNA encoding:
- a CDS encoding DUF222 domain-containing protein, whose product is MVLPAPLTPRSCDNDGPFASPPCDHDGPLASPPFDTDKPCATLSFDTNKPCATPSFDSDEPITASLDADPSGAVPAPSPFALSTAELDTLEDLGDQIADLASAIHSATHRLLVLVAEFDRRRGWELGGHPTCAHWLAWRTGIDLGAAREKVRAARALEDLPAIGAAMAQGELSFSKVRALTRVASVDDEEELLALAHTRTAHQLERALRRWAGQRCRDDAERERLRHRSRCLSVFPDEEGMYLVRGRLEPEVAALLMRALEAAADALYWKGPDVADTEPATPEQRRADAMGLLCERALAAGLDLEGGGPEAPISGTRAERYQVVLHVEGPALRADAVPEEIGTEEDEERPGVAAEGSAGARSRRVAAEVYDDARPRVAAEVHADALPRVAAEVHADARPRVAVEMSADARHVAAELSADPRPHVAAEVSGRSGADPGVPLAELADGTRLTPATAQRLACDAGLVRLATDARGNVLDVGRRTRTIPPALRRALEIRDGGCRFPGCGRRFTD
- a CDS encoding HD domain-containing phosphohydrolase is translated as MPRSLFLAEVLAALSHALDLTEGQPEGHSIRSCILGIEIGRARGLDFSEQSALFYALLLKDAGCSANAAPVADLFGSDDHPVKKDLKTTDWSSMIGAGRYILRNVAQGRSGWAKLRHLSRLAVAGPPGARALTRIRCERGAAIVRDLGFPEATAEAIRYLDEHWDGKGHPYGRRAEEIPLLSRIACLAQVLDVFLVERGVDEMLAMVRARRGTWFDPGLADLVLSWSGRISWWEGVRGSGRPEDLRGLEPRERLIPIDEEGLDRVSAVFAQVIDAKTPFTARHSTRVAAVAAELMREVGGGEEAVRLIHRAGLLHDIGKLGVSNRILDKPDKLTDEEFAQVKLHPRYTHEILSNVAAFADVLEPAANHHERIDGRGYPRGLDGGVLDLPCRILAVADVYEALTAERPYRASLEFEEVARILRSMSGPALDGDLVECLLRCARHQDVAPWGWAALARTEGLPQDAVPRAPRAMAG